In Bacteroidales bacterium, the following proteins share a genomic window:
- a CDS encoding cold shock domain-containing protein, whose amino-acid sequence MKKGTVKFFNELKGFGFIKDNESDKEYFVHASGLIDKIKDGDEVVFELKEGPKGLNAVNVKRG is encoded by the coding sequence ATGAAAAAAGGTACAGTAAAATTCTTTAATGAATTAAAAGGTTTTGGATTTATAAAAGATAATGAATCCGACAAAGAATACTTCGTTCATGCATCAGGACTGATTGACAAAATTAAAGACGGCGACGAAGTGGTGTTTGAATTAAAAGAAGGTCCAAAAGGATTAAACGCGGTTAATGTTAAACGAGGATAG
- a CDS encoding phospho-sugar mutase, translated as MYNDHEILERARLWLGTDFDESTRLEVKRMMEEDLSELKESFHTNLEFGTGGLRGIMGAGTNRMNKYTVGMATQGLANYLKKMFPGIQQIKVAIAYDSRNNSRYFAQIAAGILSANECKVYLFENLRPTPELSFVVRYLNCQSGIVITASHNPKEYNGYKVYWDDGAQLVSPHDKNVIEEVLKISSVGMVKFEAKNENIHIIGKEIDEVYLSEIKKLSIIPEVIQKHADIPIVYTPLHGTGISLVPEALKRFGFTNISLVEEQASADGNFPTVKSPNPEEQAAMSMALAKAKICNAELVLATDPDADRVGVAVKNAKGDFVLLNGNQTASVLIYYILNQWKRKAMLSGKEFIVKTIVTSELLADIAKKFGVECIDVLTGFKYIAEIIRKFENQKKFIGGGEESYGYLVDDFVRDKDAVISCCLIAEAAVYAREQGISFYELLLKIYKEFGLYYESLLPITKKGISGADEIKQMMNDFRNNPPKTIDGSEVVLIKDYLLQKTVTACGETSPIELPKSDVLQFFTADGSKITVRPSGTEPKIKFYFGIKTVINDVLLFDETEQRCKEKINSIKADLSL; from the coding sequence ATGTACAACGACCATGAAATACTTGAACGTGCCCGTTTATGGCTCGGCACTGACTTTGACGAAAGCACCCGCCTGGAGGTGAAAAGAATGATGGAAGAAGATTTATCGGAACTTAAAGAGTCCTTTCATACCAATCTGGAATTTGGCACCGGCGGTTTGCGAGGCATTATGGGAGCAGGCACCAACCGCATGAATAAATATACAGTGGGGATGGCTACACAGGGACTTGCCAACTATCTAAAAAAAATGTTCCCGGGTATTCAACAAATTAAAGTGGCTATTGCATACGATTCGAGGAATAACAGCCGGTATTTTGCACAGATTGCGGCAGGTATTTTATCAGCCAACGAGTGTAAGGTGTATCTTTTTGAAAACCTTAGGCCCACTCCCGAACTGTCATTTGTTGTAAGGTATTTGAACTGCCAGAGCGGTATTGTGATTACTGCTTCGCACAACCCCAAAGAATATAATGGGTACAAAGTATATTGGGATGATGGCGCACAACTGGTAAGTCCGCACGACAAAAATGTTATTGAAGAAGTACTTAAGATAAGTTCTGTTGGCATGGTGAAATTTGAAGCGAAAAATGAAAACATTCATATAATAGGCAAAGAGATTGATGAAGTTTATCTGTCTGAAATAAAAAAACTTTCCATAATTCCGGAAGTAATTCAAAAACATGCAGACATACCTATTGTCTATACCCCGCTGCATGGCACCGGTATCAGCTTAGTACCGGAAGCTTTAAAAAGATTTGGATTCACCAACATTTCTCTGGTGGAAGAGCAGGCCAGTGCTGACGGGAATTTTCCAACAGTAAAATCTCCCAATCCTGAAGAGCAAGCCGCCATGAGTATGGCGCTTGCAAAAGCAAAAATCTGCAATGCCGAATTGGTTTTAGCCACCGACCCCGATGCCGACAGAGTGGGCGTTGCGGTTAAAAATGCTAAAGGGGATTTTGTGCTGTTGAATGGTAATCAAACAGCCTCTGTGCTGATATATTATATTTTGAATCAGTGGAAACGAAAAGCTATGCTCAGCGGTAAGGAATTTATCGTTAAAACAATTGTTACTTCCGAGCTTCTTGCCGACATTGCAAAAAAATTCGGAGTGGAATGTATTGATGTGCTGACCGGATTTAAATATATTGCCGAAATTATCAGGAAATTTGAAAATCAGAAAAAGTTTATTGGTGGCGGCGAGGAAAGTTACGGTTATCTTGTAGACGATTTTGTACGCGACAAAGATGCAGTAATTTCGTGCTGTCTTATCGCCGAGGCTGCGGTTTATGCCAGAGAGCAGGGCATTTCATTTTATGAATTATTGCTGAAAATTTATAAAGAGTTTGGGTTGTATTACGAATCGCTGCTTCCCATAACTAAGAAAGGTATTTCCGGTGCCGATGAAATTAAACAAATGATGAATGATTTTCGCAATAATCCACCAAAAACAATCGACGGCTCTGAAGTTGTTTTGATAAAAGATTATCTTTTACAAAAAACTGTAACTGCCTGTGGAGAAACATCCCCGATTGAATTACCCAAATCGGATGTGCTGCAATTTTTTACTGCAGACGGAAGCAAGATAACGGTAAGGCCATCGGGTACTGAACCTAAAATCAAATTCTATTTCGGAATCAAAACAGTGATAAATGATGTTTTGCTATTTGATGAAACCGAACAAAGATGTAAGGAAAAAATCAATAGCATCAAAGCCGATTTGAGCCTATAA
- a CDS encoding cation diffusion facilitator family transporter — protein MTNQPEQGHVQNIQVTHGKAFIVGIGLNVAFVIIEIIYGFIANSSALLADAGHNASDVLALVFAWSAAWMATIKPRGKYTYGLRKTTILVSILNALMLFGAIAVIAVNAFAKIKEPEPVAGVQVMIVASIGIFINGFTAMLFYKGQKNDLNIKGAFLHMATDAGVSLGVVIAGLLINITGKQWIDPVTSLLIITIIIWGTWRLLSDSIDLVLDAVPKHIDINKVKNFLSTQKGVTGIHDLHIWALSTTQVALTAHLIMPGGASDNFIGDLQKELRHEFGINHTTFQIENENMEKNCLTDF, from the coding sequence ATGACAAATCAACCTGAACAAGGGCATGTTCAAAACATTCAGGTAACTCATGGAAAAGCTTTTATTGTTGGCATTGGGCTCAACGTAGCCTTTGTAATTATAGAAATTATTTATGGGTTTATTGCAAATTCATCAGCATTATTAGCTGATGCAGGCCATAATGCCAGCGATGTTCTTGCATTGGTTTTTGCATGGTCGGCAGCATGGATGGCTACAATAAAACCCCGTGGAAAATATACTTACGGCCTGCGTAAAACAACCATTTTAGTTTCTATCCTTAATGCACTGATGCTGTTTGGCGCTATTGCAGTAATTGCAGTGAATGCCTTCGCAAAAATCAAAGAGCCTGAACCTGTTGCCGGAGTCCAGGTCATGATTGTAGCCAGCATAGGAATATTCATCAATGGCTTCACTGCAATGCTGTTTTATAAAGGCCAGAAAAACGACCTCAATATCAAAGGGGCTTTTCTTCACATGGCAACCGATGCAGGTGTTTCTCTCGGGGTAGTTATAGCAGGTTTGTTAATCAATATAACAGGGAAACAATGGATTGACCCGGTAACAAGTTTATTAATTATTACCATTATTATCTGGGGAACATGGCGATTGCTCTCCGATTCAATTGACCTTGTGCTTGACGCAGTACCCAAGCATATTGACATTAATAAAGTAAAAAATTTTCTATCTACGCAAAAAGGAGTTACAGGCATTCATGACCTTCATATCTGGGCTTTGAGCACCACTCAAGTTGCTTTAACAGCACATCTTATTATGCCAGGCGGTGCCAGTGACAATTTCATTGGAGATTTACAAAAAGAACTCAGGCATGAATTTGGGATAAATCATACTACTTTTCAGATTGAAAATGAAAATATGGAAAAAAATTGCCTGACAGACTTTTAG
- a CDS encoding DUF4301 family protein: protein MLNPSDLNQLQQKGISPVEIDNQIKNFIRGFPYVSLVKACTPQSGLKVFDKTYAKNFAEYYSKNLLFNSVIKFVPASGAASRMFSHLFSWCEENRNSEVQQITSDNYDFNSAEYFLKNIRKFAFFDNLKLKLHDAGYDIEELLNKHNYALIIEFLLNERGLNYAKLPKALIKFHKYAGLSRTALDEHLAETAQYCKNENNEVHIHFTISPEHIEKFETHLKSVLPYFEKKFNAKYNITHSVQKPSTDTIAVDENNEPFRNNDGSLLFRPGGHGALIHNLNEINTDIVFVKNIDNLAPESLSEDTVFYKKVLAGYLLYIRFHVYEYLRLLENESIEDDDVAKITSFIISEFAHDFPLEFNTFKQIEKANYLKSFLNRPLRICGMVKNQGEPGGGPFFVCDSHGHISQQIVESSQVNMNDETQKNIFKTSTHFNPVDLVCSFVDYKGKKFNLLDFVDPGTGFISTKSKDGRPLKAQELPGLWNGAMAYWNTIFVEVPITTFNPVKTVNDLLRKEHLE from the coding sequence ATGCTTAATCCATCTGACCTAAACCAACTACAACAAAAAGGAATAAGCCCGGTTGAGATAGATAATCAGATTAAAAATTTCATCAGGGGCTTTCCTTATGTAAGCCTTGTAAAAGCGTGCACTCCACAATCGGGTTTGAAAGTATTTGATAAAACCTATGCGAAAAATTTTGCCGAATATTACAGCAAGAATTTACTTTTTAATAGTGTAATTAAATTCGTTCCTGCATCGGGCGCTGCTTCCCGCATGTTCAGCCACTTGTTCAGCTGGTGCGAAGAAAACCGGAATTCAGAGGTTCAACAAATTACTAGTGATAATTACGATTTTAATTCGGCAGAATATTTTTTAAAAAACATCCGGAAATTCGCTTTCTTCGACAATTTAAAATTAAAATTGCACGATGCCGGGTATGATATTGAAGAATTACTGAATAAACACAATTATGCCCTCATCATTGAATTTCTTTTAAATGAAAGAGGCCTGAATTATGCTAAGCTTCCCAAAGCGTTGATAAAGTTTCACAAATATGCAGGCCTTAGCCGCACCGCACTGGATGAGCACCTGGCAGAAACAGCTCAATATTGCAAAAATGAAAATAATGAAGTTCATATTCATTTTACGATTTCTCCAGAACATATTGAAAAGTTTGAAACCCACCTGAAAAGTGTCCTTCCGTATTTTGAAAAAAAATTTAATGCAAAATATAATATTACACACTCTGTACAGAAACCATCTACCGACACCATCGCTGTTGACGAAAATAATGAACCCTTCCGCAATAATGATGGTTCTTTACTTTTTCGCCCTGGCGGGCACGGAGCGCTGATACACAACCTGAATGAAATCAACACGGACATAGTGTTTGTTAAAAACATTGATAACCTTGCGCCAGAAAGTTTATCAGAGGACACGGTGTTTTATAAAAAAGTGCTTGCCGGCTACCTGCTCTACATCAGGTTTCATGTGTATGAGTACTTGAGATTGCTCGAAAATGAAAGTATTGAAGATGATGACGTAGCTAAAATAACCAGTTTCATTATATCCGAATTTGCTCATGATTTTCCTTTGGAATTTAATACTTTTAAGCAGATAGAAAAAGCAAATTATCTGAAAAGCTTTTTAAACCGTCCGTTGAGAATTTGCGGCATGGTGAAAAATCAGGGCGAACCCGGCGGCGGGCCTTTTTTTGTGTGCGACAGTCACGGACACATAAGCCAGCAAATTGTGGAATCATCTCAGGTAAATATGAATGACGAAACACAAAAAAATATTTTTAAAACATCCACACATTTCAACCCGGTTGATTTGGTATGCAGCTTCGTTGATTATAAAGGTAAAAAATTCAATCTTCTGGATTTTGTTGACCCGGGTACGGGATTTATTTCTACAAAATCCAAAGATGGCAGACCTTTGAAGGCGCAGGAGCTTCCGGGCTTGTGGAACGGTGCCATGGCTTATTGGAATACAATTTTTGTAGAAGTGCCTATTACAACATTCAACCCTGTAAAAACCGTTAATGATTTGCTGCGTAAAGAGCATTTGGAATGA
- a CDS encoding mechanosensitive ion channel family protein → MKYDFTKWFDKLIPWLLNHGVKIVIIIIAAIVLYLIVSRAIRRIVRISVAADKESTPEARQKREFTLIRIFNWTNRIVFFLLGGLMMLQEAGIPVGPLLAGAGIVGIAVGFGGQYIIRDILSGFFIIFENQYRIGDVVSFDKTSGVVEDISLRLTTLRDMDGTVHYVPHGEIKIVSNLSKDYAYINMNIGISYNADLDHVIKVANEVGLQLASDPQWKSLINKPPQFLRVDKFEDSAVIIKITGETQPLKQWEVNGELRKRIKIAFDKEGIEMPYPQRVIHQA, encoded by the coding sequence ATGAAATACGATTTCACAAAATGGTTTGACAAATTAATTCCCTGGCTGCTGAACCACGGTGTCAAGATTGTGATAATTATTATTGCAGCGATTGTGCTTTATTTAATAGTCAGCAGGGCCATCCGCAGGATAGTGCGTATTTCGGTTGCTGCCGATAAGGAAAGTACGCCTGAAGCACGGCAAAAAAGGGAATTTACGCTGATCAGGATATTTAACTGGACTAACCGTATCGTTTTTTTTCTTCTGGGCGGGCTGATGATGCTTCAGGAAGCCGGAATACCTGTCGGGCCGTTGCTGGCTGGCGCCGGTATTGTCGGGATAGCCGTTGGTTTTGGGGGACAGTATATCATTCGTGATATACTGTCAGGATTTTTCATCATTTTCGAAAATCAATACCGTATCGGCGATGTAGTGAGTTTTGATAAAACATCCGGGGTTGTGGAAGATATTAGTTTACGGTTGACAACCTTACGCGACATGGACGGGACGGTGCATTACGTTCCCCACGGAGAAATTAAAATCGTGTCGAACCTGTCAAAAGATTATGCCTATATCAATATGAATATCGGCATTTCGTATAATGCTGATCTTGACCATGTGATAAAAGTGGCCAATGAAGTCGGGCTGCAACTGGCCAGCGACCCTCAATGGAAAAGCCTCATAAACAAGCCTCCTCAGTTTCTGAGGGTGGATAAATTTGAGGACTCCGCAGTCATAATAAAGATAACGGGCGAGACACAACCGTTGAAACAATGGGAAGTGAATGGCGAACTGCGCAAACGTATAAAAATTGCTTTTGATAAAGAAGGAATTGAGATGCCCTACCCACAACGGGTGATACATCAGGCATAA
- a CDS encoding zf-TFIIB domain-containing protein produces the protein MDCPVCKKPMLVLELHQIEIDHCQGCGGIWLDEGELELLLGNASEKEKLLESFSADFKNPEKKRRCPVCSKKMNKVLVGRNNKVLLDKCKKNHGLWFDERELHEVIELGSSRDKDHKVLKLLNDMFAYKLKS, from the coding sequence ATGGATTGTCCAGTATGTAAAAAACCGATGCTCGTATTGGAACTACATCAGATAGAAATTGACCATTGCCAGGGATGTGGAGGTATTTGGCTTGACGAGGGAGAGTTAGAACTATTACTTGGAAATGCCTCCGAAAAAGAAAAGCTACTGGAATCTTTCAGCGCTGATTTTAAAAATCCTGAAAAAAAACGCCGTTGCCCGGTATGCTCAAAAAAGATGAACAAAGTTTTAGTCGGGAGAAATAACAAAGTACTCCTGGACAAATGCAAAAAAAACCACGGATTATGGTTTGACGAAAGAGAACTGCATGAAGTTATTGAACTTGGAAGTAGCAGAGATAAAGACCATAAGGTTTTAAAATTATTAAATGACATGTTTGCATATAAATTAAAATCTTAA
- a CDS encoding LemA family protein has translation MTALWIILGIVALLIFMVIGIYNSLIKLRNQVKNAWAQIDVQLKRRHDLIPNLIETVKGYMVHERQTLESITKARASAMGANTMTDRIKAEGELSNLMGRLNIAVEAYPDLKANQNFLALQEELTSTENKISYARQSYNDQVLFYNNKKQTFPSNIIAGMFNFKDEVFFEIQDQAEKEVPKVSFQ, from the coding sequence ATGACCGCATTATGGATTATTTTAGGAATTGTTGCACTTCTGATATTTATGGTTATCGGAATTTACAACTCGCTTATCAAATTAAGAAACCAGGTAAAAAATGCATGGGCACAGATTGATGTTCAATTGAAACGCCGTCATGACCTGATACCCAATCTTATTGAAACTGTTAAAGGATACATGGTGCATGAACGTCAGACACTGGAAAGTATCACCAAAGCACGTGCCAGCGCAATGGGGGCAAACACTATGACTGACCGAATCAAAGCTGAAGGAGAATTGAGCAACCTCATGGGGCGTTTAAACATAGCCGTGGAAGCTTATCCCGACCTGAAAGCCAACCAAAATTTCCTGGCTCTGCAGGAAGAACTTACATCCACAGAAAATAAAATTTCCTATGCACGCCAGTCATATAACGACCAGGTTCTTTTTTACAACAATAAAAAACAAACTTTCCCATCAAACATCATTGCTGGTATGTTCAACTTCAAAGATGAAGTATTTTTTGAAATTCAGGACCAGGCCGAAAAAGAAGTTCCCAAAGTTAGTTTTCAATAA
- a CDS encoding M48 family metallopeptidase, with protein MWEVIKANQRKSFFLITVMGILLIGLGFGIGYFYDPQGGGAFIGIIVALLIWLVMTLIAFSSGSSIMLSASNAKEVTPDVHPQLFNVVEEMSIAAGMRKMPKIYIIPTDAPNAFATGMNPDNAIVAVTAGLLARMNRDELQGVIAHEMSHIVNRDIKFMTLAGVMLGTIVIISEIFLRSMFLGAGRSRGKGGGQGQIVIMVIALVLAILTPIMAQLLYFAISRKREYLADASAVRLTRYPEGLASALEKISGSTEEIPMANKVTAPLYICNPLKKKGMKMSDLTSTHPPISERIRILRTMSGGAGLVNYQKAFNSVSGKNKTIIPSGELDNSESIAFREGSGVAAFADSKTTTRASHDIMMKMDKYSFINCNCGMKIKVPSNYASDKVYCTRCGKEHPIGNK; from the coding sequence ATGTGGGAAGTCATTAAAGCCAATCAGCGAAAATCGTTTTTTCTCATCACGGTGATGGGAATATTACTCATTGGATTGGGCTTTGGAATAGGATATTTTTACGACCCTCAGGGTGGTGGCGCTTTCATAGGTATTATAGTAGCCTTGCTCATCTGGCTGGTAATGACACTTATTGCTTTTTCCAGCGGAAGTTCTATCATGCTTTCGGCAAGTAATGCAAAAGAGGTTACCCCTGATGTACATCCTCAGTTGTTTAATGTTGTTGAAGAAATGAGCATAGCCGCCGGCATGCGTAAAATGCCAAAGATATACATTATCCCTACGGACGCCCCCAATGCTTTTGCAACGGGTATGAATCCTGACAACGCCATAGTGGCTGTTACCGCAGGCTTGCTGGCCCGCATGAACCGGGACGAGCTTCAGGGAGTGATAGCACACGAAATGTCACATATTGTGAACCGCGACATCAAGTTCATGACTTTGGCAGGAGTGATGCTGGGCACCATCGTGATTATTTCCGAAATTTTTCTGCGCAGTATGTTTTTAGGCGCCGGGCGTAGCCGCGGAAAAGGAGGCGGGCAAGGGCAAATAGTTATCATGGTAATTGCACTCGTATTAGCCATCCTTACACCCATTATGGCTCAGCTACTTTATTTTGCCATCTCACGCAAACGCGAATACCTAGCCGACGCATCCGCAGTAAGACTTACTCGTTACCCTGAAGGGCTGGCCTCCGCACTGGAAAAAATTTCCGGTTCGACGGAAGAAATACCTATGGCAAATAAAGTTACAGCCCCTCTATATATTTGCAATCCGTTGAAGAAAAAAGGGATGAAGATGTCGGACCTCACCAGCACCCACCCTCCTATCTCAGAGCGCATCCGTATTCTGCGCACCATGTCAGGCGGAGCCGGCCTTGTTAACTATCAAAAAGCTTTTAATTCGGTATCGGGTAAAAACAAAACCATCATCCCCTCCGGCGAACTTGATAATTCAGAAAGTATTGCTTTCAGAGAAGGCTCGGGGGTAGCCGCTTTTGCCGATAGCAAAACCACCACACGTGCCTCACATGACATCATGATGAAAATGGATAAATACTCTTTCATCAACTGCAATTGCGGTATGAAAATTAAAGTACCATCTAATTATGCTTCAGATAAGGTTTACTGCACGCGCTGCGGGAAAGAACACCCTATTGGAAACAAATAA
- a CDS encoding heavy-metal-associated domain-containing protein has product MKTKNAMLTMCMMAVFMMASTMSFSQTTKPDKQVVKFKTNAHCGSCKNTMEQGLAYDKGIKDVSVDLDTKILTVVYNPKKTNEQNIKAKVNKLGYTADLVTEPCMGSGNKTGNGCVKSCPGHSQGCGKH; this is encoded by the coding sequence ATGAAAACAAAAAATGCGATGCTTACTATGTGTATGATGGCTGTTTTTATGATGGCATCAACAATGTCTTTTTCTCAGACAACAAAACCAGATAAGCAGGTTGTGAAATTTAAAACCAATGCTCATTGCGGTTCGTGTAAAAATACCATGGAACAGGGTTTGGCTTATGATAAAGGCATCAAGGATGTATCAGTTGACCTGGATACGAAAATACTCACTGTGGTTTATAACCCAAAAAAAACGAACGAACAAAATATAAAAGCAAAAGTAAATAAATTGGGCTATACAGCCGATTTAGTAACCGAACCATGTATGGGTTCGGGCAACAAAACAGGAAATGGTTGTGTGAAATCCTGCCCCGGGCATAGCCAGGGTTGCGGCAAGCACTAA
- a CDS encoding TonB-dependent receptor has protein sequence MIFKTRFIFLFLLLCGILKISAQVQYVEGTVRGISADKEKFKTERLPFASVYWQGGNISTTADENGKFTIAVSGNKELKLIASFVGYKADTVTLVTGQSRVDFSLISNATLNTVDIQEKLGDYISKIKPIKTEVITEDGLQKLACCNLSESFERTATVDVGYSDAVSGAKRIQMLGLSGIYSQILTENIPSVRGLTSSYGLSYIPGSWMHSILVSKGTSSVINGYESITGQINVEYKKPETNKEPLFFNLYGNSEGRFEGNLNSTIKINERWSTMILGHGSYFGFMIDRNNDSFLDAPKFWTANFMNRWQYEVSGKMHIQFGIGYLQDDKQGGQKEFYKAEEPLKPDFYGIGVDARQYSAFLKTGFFMGAHNESSLGIVSSFNRYELNSFYGKNAYDGTQNSVYVNLIFQSIMGNTNHKYSTGTSFMFDDYYETFNDSLFELREYVPGVFFQYSYTYPEKLNLIIGLRGDYNSEFGFFFTPRLHIKYDITDKLILRASAGRGYRSPHVIAENTSLLASSRSIIFESNMKAEEAWNAGINITKEFWLTESLKASLGADFYHTSFINQIIVDLDRSPQEAVFYNLQGRSYSNSLQIDGMIQPFKGFEITLAGRYNDVKKTIDGKFREAPYVSKFKGLITLSYATKFEKWKFDVTGQFNGKSRLPDTDTNPEPYNRPRYSKEYFMLHAQVTKKFKYIDIYLGAENITNYMQHHPIVSHEEPFGKYFDTSMIWGPMMGATIYAGLRLTIK, from the coding sequence ATGATATTTAAAACAAGATTTATATTTCTTTTTCTTTTGCTGTGTGGGATTCTGAAAATTTCGGCACAAGTGCAATATGTCGAAGGTACTGTGAGAGGTATTTCGGCAGACAAAGAAAAATTTAAAACCGAACGACTGCCCTTTGCCAGTGTTTATTGGCAGGGTGGTAATATTTCCACCACAGCTGATGAAAACGGAAAGTTCACAATTGCTGTGTCTGGTAACAAAGAACTCAAACTTATTGCCAGTTTTGTTGGATATAAAGCCGACACTGTTACACTCGTTACCGGACAAAGCAGGGTTGATTTTTCATTGATTTCTAATGCCACTTTAAACACAGTGGATATTCAGGAAAAGCTTGGAGATTATATTTCTAAAATTAAACCGATAAAAACAGAAGTCATTACTGAGGATGGTTTACAAAAACTTGCCTGTTGCAATCTTTCTGAGAGCTTTGAGCGTACGGCCACCGTTGATGTTGGATATTCGGATGCTGTTTCTGGGGCAAAGCGCATTCAGATGCTTGGATTGTCGGGCATATACAGTCAGATACTCACTGAGAACATACCTTCTGTTCGCGGACTGACTTCATCTTATGGCTTGTCTTATATCCCTGGTTCATGGATGCATTCCATATTGGTATCGAAAGGTACTTCATCGGTAATAAATGGTTATGAATCCATAACAGGACAGATAAATGTGGAATATAAAAAACCCGAGACGAACAAAGAACCTTTGTTTTTTAACTTATATGGAAATAGTGAAGGCCGTTTCGAGGGGAACCTGAATTCAACCATCAAGATAAACGAGCGTTGGAGCACCATGATATTGGGCCACGGCTCATATTTTGGTTTTATGATTGACAGAAACAATGATTCCTTTCTGGATGCTCCAAAATTCTGGACTGCAAATTTTATGAACCGATGGCAATACGAAGTGTCAGGTAAGATGCATATACAGTTTGGGATAGGCTATCTTCAGGATGATAAACAAGGCGGGCAGAAAGAGTTTTATAAAGCAGAAGAACCGCTTAAGCCTGATTTTTATGGAATTGGTGTGGATGCCAGGCAATATTCTGCATTTTTAAAAACCGGCTTTTTCATGGGAGCACATAATGAATCAAGCCTGGGTATTGTGAGTTCTTTCAACAGGTACGAACTTAATTCGTTTTATGGAAAAAATGCTTATGACGGTACTCAGAACAGCGTTTACGTGAACTTGATTTTTCAGTCCATTATGGGAAATACCAACCATAAATACAGTACGGGAACCAGTTTTATGTTTGATGATTATTATGAAACCTTCAATGATTCATTATTTGAGCTTAGGGAATATGTCCCCGGAGTCTTTTTTCAGTATTCATATACCTATCCGGAAAAACTTAATCTTATTATTGGATTAAGAGGTGATTACAATTCAGAATTTGGTTTCTTTTTTACCCCCAGGTTGCATATTAAATATGATATCACGGATAAACTAATCCTTAGGGCTTCGGCTGGAAGAGGATATCGTTCTCCGCATGTCATTGCAGAAAATACAAGCCTTTTGGCAAGTTCAAGAAGCATTATTTTTGAAAGCAACATGAAAGCGGAAGAAGCCTGGAACGCTGGAATAAATATTACTAAGGAATTCTGGTTGACCGAATCACTTAAGGCAAGCCTTGGCGCTGACTTTTATCACACTTCTTTCATAAATCAAATAATTGTTGACCTTGACAGAAGCCCTCAGGAAGCAGTTTTTTATAATCTTCAAGGAAGGTCATATTCAAACAGCCTACAGATTGACGGTATGATACAGCCTTTTAAAGGTTTTGAAATCACTTTGGCCGGGAGGTATAATGATGTCAAAAAAACAATTGATGGTAAGTTTCGTGAAGCTCCTTATGTGAGTAAATTCAAAGGCCTTATCACTTTATCGTATGCGACTAAGTTTGAAAAATGGAAGTTTGATGTCACGGGACAATTTAATGGAAAAAGCCGTCTTCCTGATACAGATACCAACCCTGAGCCCTACAACAGGCCTCGCTACTCAAAGGAATATTTTATGCTCCATGCACAGGTAACAAAAAAGTTTAAATACATTGATATTTATCTTGGAGCTGAAAATATCACCAATTATATGCAGCACCATCCTATTGTTTCACACGAAGAGCCTTTCGGAAAGTATTTTGACACTTCGATGATATGGGGGCCGATGATGGGTGCAACTATATATGCAGGATTAAGATTAACTATAAAATAA